A segment of the Lolium perenne isolate Kyuss_39 chromosome 3, Kyuss_2.0, whole genome shotgun sequence genome:
CCGAAGTTCAAGCTTTTCATGGCTGGTACATACGCTATGTAAGGTAGTCAGCCGAACGCCAATTGATTGCTATACCATCGGTGGAATGCTCGCAAAGCAAAAAATAGAAAACAAGAGAACCACTCACCACGGTCAAAGAATCTAAAACACCAGAAGACGAACTGCAAATGTGGAGCGTACAACCTGTGAAACTATATCGTGTAAAATATTATCTGTATTTCTTACTAGAAGTGTGATATCCACCCATTTTAGCAAAAAAATGTGCACTATCCACCTATTTTGTTCATTGTTGGGTTGGCCTTTCACCGGCCCATTGCCAAATTACATGGCCCATTAACTAGAAAAAGTTCAGAACACAGAAAAACAAAATGAGAAACAAAGAACAGCCAAAAAAAACTCTTGTTGTATCATGCATAGGCCAACTTTCTGTTCCAGTGGCCGTTGAATTGGCTGGGGCTGGGATGAGGGATTTTTTTAAAAATTGCTTTTCTtaattcttcttcttttttcaaTTGTAGCATCATGTGTTTCGCTAATACACAATCTATTGATGGCTGCTGTATAAAATGTTTAGGTTGCATTTTTTACTTTAAAATTTCTTACTGCTACTTTTTGGCTTGCATAAAAAAATGAAGTTAACACGTTATATTTAATCTTCTTTGTTTGTGCAACATGAGCACTTTTCACTAAAATATTGGATATAATTAATGGGCATTTGAACATGTTTTTGTACGCAAATTTATGTATATCACTTTTATCCATCAAAACATGTTTTGAAGTGGCGTGAAAAGCCTACTATGGTGGAACATATTTGAAGAAAAAATAATTAACATACAAAACATGTATATCACTTTTATCCATCAAAACATGTGCTTGCAGTTAGTCATCAGTTACATGACGATACATGCCTGAAGAGCAAATAGGACAATAAACAAATTAAACATACACTTGCAACACTTAATTCAAATACCATACGTAAGTACTAGTAgtatgtacaatatagatatacaCAAAACTTGACACGTGGACAAGATTCGTTTGTTCTGAACGAGAGCTGCTATCTGaatgttttttcttcttctttttagcGAAAGCTTACTAATATCACTACATACTGTACATTGGTAGCTTTACGTGTAGATTTCACGATCCTTTTGCGTTGGTCTGAACCCAAACGGATGGAAAAGAAGTTGGATAAACTCCTCAACTACTTCTTGGTGCAGTTGAGGTCCTTGGTGATGGCAGGGATGCAGCTGGAGCTCCTGGTGAGGTTGCCTCTGgggctcctcttcctgaggatctcCCTCATGGCCTCCGTCTGCATGAGCACCGGGTTGGCGCGGCCCAGGCTGTTGAACCGGCCGCAGACGCCCATGTGCGCCGCCAGGGCCTCCTCCGTCGCCGTCCCGCTCCTGTCCGCCTCGGCGCTCACCGCCGCCGTGCACAGCCCGCACACCCACCTCCCGCAGTAGCGCTCCCGCACGCGCCGCACGTACTCGGCGGAGCACTCCTCCGTCATGCCGCAGCACTCGCACCGCGCGTCGTCCACCTGCTCCGACACGGCCGGCAGCCTGGCCGCCGCGTCCAGGACGACCACCTTCTTGGTGAACTCCAGGGCCAGGTCGGACATGGCGCGCTGGAGCCCCTCCATCGAGATCCTCCGCGgcctctgctgctgctgctgcttcggTCGCGCCACCGCCGCGTCACCGTTGGGCGCCATTGATGAAGCTAGCTTGATGCAAGAAACCTGTATCTCTAACAAAACCAAACACAACTAACTCGAGAGCTGTAGCTACTGGGTAGTGTGCTTTGATCGGTTGCAACTGTGAGTTGAATCAATGTGAAGGACGAGTGCGAGCTTTATATACAGCCTGAGGGTTTGGGTACGTATGCATCCACCTGGCCGCGCACGGTAAAGTGCAGATACGTGTGGAGCGGACGAGTCGGTAGAGCGCTCGATTGTCTCTGCTCGTGACGAGATGGAACTGGAAATTAAAGAAGGGGATAGAGATCAGCAGGAAGCCCTAGATCTCTCAACATGTATGGCTACGATTAGCCACTGCCCACTGGTTACTTAGGGTGTGTTTGTTAGCCCGGGTGAATCCAGAATTCCCATCCCATCCCATACAAGCTGACCCTAGCTAGGGTGAGCTGAGATTTTCAGCTGTGTTTGGCAGCCTGTATGTGTTGAGATATGATGAGTTGAGATGTTGTTTGGTGGGCTGGGTCTGTTTACCCATGCTGAACTCAGAGTTTGTTTGGTAGAATGCATGTGAGTAACATGTTATTACCGTGACTTGTGAGTAAGATGTGATTACCTGGCTTGGTGAGATCAGCGAGATCAGCACACAAACGTTGTCAAATTTCATCCATAACATCATAAATTCAAAACAGAACCAAGTATGCAGCACGAAAATATCCAAAATGATACATTACGAAGGCTCACTTCAGTACATAATTTAACATGTCTTGAGCAGCAAAAGCTAACATAGAAAATACGTCCAAATATTAGTAAGTCTGCatcatataatatgctaggcaTTACAAAAGATATAGATTTTGATGTTGCATCAACTCACACCATCTCAAACTAGATCCGGATTTTTCGCTATGATACGCTTGAACGAGGCTTCACGAACAGCAGCTTCCATTTTGATGAAATTAAGGCCTTTTCCCTTATGCTCCGTCAAATAATCCAAAACAGCCAACCGTTCATCCATGTCGAAATTGGTAAGGTCCATAACCGTTTTGCACAAATCAGGGTGTGTTTCAGTATGGCAAGTGTTATTGATAGCACCAGCAACATCACGCAATGCATCAGACATGTTGGTTACCTGAATTGCATCTTCATCATGTAAAACCCGCTTCCTCTTTTTACTATTTGTTGAGGCAGAAGGTGAAGGAGTAGTTGCTCCGAGGCCTTGAGCTCCAAAgtcgaaggggatttctccttgcgCAGAACCTTGACCATTGGTTTCTCCACCCTCCAAATCAATTGTTTTTTCTAGACCCTCAACATCAATGGGTTTCCCCAAAGGCTCATTAGATCCCATTGCAAACCTTCCAGTTGCTAGCTTATTGGCAAAGCAAGCTTCCATGTATTCATAGTTCACAAGTGGTGTGTTTAAAAATTCAGCATCTTTAGGAGTATCCTACATATATCATCAATAAAAATACATTTCAGCACTATAAAAACATAGCAACAACAGATTTCAGCAATGAAATCAATGGTTATTTGGATATACCTGGGTATGTCCCAAGTAATGTTGGTCTTCTAAAACAATCATCTTCTGATCATCATCCCAAAGTGCCCCGCTTAGAAGCCTCAGTTTCTCGATTCTTTGGTACCTGATCTTCCACTTGCGGAGATGATTGGTTACTTGCGTAGTTGTCACATCGTAACCGACGAGttgggtcaaagcttttgctgctTGTCCAATATGGATCTCTTTGAATCCTTTGTCAGTCTTGACACCTTTTGCTGCAATGTCGGCGAGACATCGCATCATGCATGCTGACATCATAGGGGTCCAAGTCATAACCTTCGGAGCCTTCTTTTTTGTAGCACCTACTTCTGGAACTTCATGCTCAATTTCAGCCATCTACAACAAAATTCAGCACCAAAATGAGTAATTCCAGCAAAAGTAGATTACCTTGAAGTAAGGATTGAAGCGGGTGTTTTCCTGAATTTTAGGGTGTATATTATTGGAGGGAGGACGGATCATCTCACCTCGCAACTCTCCAACAGCATACAACACAGCCTTAAAATACCTACTTATTACTTCAATAGATCTTCTAAAAATCGGTTGAAGAGCTCGAAACCTTGTGTTGTGGCCAACTACAAGGAGAAACATGGCTACTTGTTCCTCAATGGAAGTATGAATACTATCTTTCAATAATTCTCTCTCTCTAAACAAATTGCACAAGCGCAAAAAGGGAGCTCTTTTCATTCTAAGCTGATTTGAGCAATTTAtgtcggtagaatgatagatatATCTCAAGTTTGATTCCCTAGCTATATCCATATCAATCCTACGACCTAATAACATTGGAGTTTGGTTTCTAGCTCTCCTTGAGATAAAAATCATGTAAGCTCCCAATGCAGCTGCAAGGCCGGCTGCTTGCACGATTAGTTGACGTCGTTTTTTGGCCAAATCATCCATCTAAAGAAACAAAAATAACTCATTTTCACACACTGGAATGAAACAAACAGGACATACCAACTGCATACAACCTTACTCCTACTGTGCACTCATATCAGATGTAATCCACATTTTTTTGCAAAGAAATAGAGGGAGAGAACTACCTCAGATGCCATGGTTGGAGAAGGGGACGGGGTGGTGGCCGTGCAGATCGGATCCTGGCGGTGCAGCTTCTACCGACGGTGACTCGACCTGGTCCGGTGGGGCGGCTGGCCGTGGGCAGCGTCAACAAGGAGCGGCGGGGCGGCGGGGCGGCGGGGCGGCAGGCCGCCCGTCCCGTCGAACGAGGAGCGGCGGGGAGGGGCGGGGCGGCGGGGCGGGTGGCCGTGGGCGTCGGGGCGGCTGGCCGTGGGCGGCTTCAACGAGGAGCGGCGGGGCGGAGAGGCGGCTCACGACCAAGCCGTGCTCCCCATGCTTGCCGGCGGCTGGATTTGGGAACGGGAGAGGATTTGGCGGCTCGGGAGGCGCAGGTGGAAGAAAGGGGGAGGAAAAAGAACGAGGGTGGGAGTTGCCCTAACGCGGGGCCGAGCGGGAGGTCTTTCGCGGACGCGCGCGACGCAATTTTTCGGGTCAACTCGGCCAGGCTCACATGCGAAGCTCGTTTTCTGCTTCTCCACCCGGCCAGGCCCAGAGCCGTTTTCCGCATCAAGTGAGCTTAGCCCTGTGAGTCCATCCGACCTAACAAACACTGTCTCTGGTGGGAAAAGTGGGATAAGGACAGATTTTCTGAGTTGGCTCAGGCTAACAAACACACCCTTACTTGGTAGCGCCGGCCGGTGCTAGCTCTGCTATCGAGTCTCAAGCTCTGGACGCCTCATGCTCGTGACTCGTGAGGGCGATCTTAATGTGGCCAAGGAAGGTGGCAGCTACCTGATTGAGTTGCTCGAATTTTCTTGTCCACGAATAGTAATGTTTGTGATTCCAGAAAATCAACTATACTAACTATTCCCTCGGTTTTGTAACAATTGTCATTGTCGATGAAATTTGAACTACAACACGACACGAAAAGGAGTGAGTATTCCTAAGTGTCGTAGAAATAGTTATACGATAAATATCTCCTCATACTTTTATACTTGTAGGAATCTCATTGTTTTCATGACCGACTTAGAAATTCATATTTTAATTTCCTTAGAAATAGAAAAACAATAATGGGCGAACATCCAGATATTAGCACATGGAGCAAATGAATTGTCAACCTTTGAAAAAATTGAACAATGGTGGATGACAACTGCCATGCTGGATCGTTGCCACGTGGCAACATTTTTTATGTGTTCACCCCGCAGAATATTACATCAacaatctattatatactaaaagcaatatACGAGGGTCTAAAATAGAGACACTACGTTGATCCACATCATCAAAATTATTTTGACGGTTAGATCTATAATTTTAacggacaagattgaaagattttACGTACAAGAATATGTTTTATGGAAACACACGAGAATATGTCATGTCACGTTTGATGTGTAACACATGAATAAGCCCCATCCAAATTTATGTTTGCTAGGTAAAAGTCTAGGCCCACATCCATGTAGTTTATGGAAACAAGGATATGTAAAATACAATCAGTCCGGATCAGTATTAGCCATGACCAAACGTGGATTTCTAGGATTCTATTCCAACTTGATACACGACACTTCTATTTCAGAAAGATAAAAATTCCAAAATCATACTTTCAACTCTTCAAAAGTTTAGCCGTAAAATATATGGCTAGATATATGTATCCAGACTTTACGCCAGAAATTTCATTTGAAAACACATTATATTTTAGAAAATAtataaagacaaatttctgagaaAAATATGTATTTTACTCCTATATACAGTCTACTTATGTTTGCATGAAATATATTGAGCATGTATACGTATCCCTGaaataaaaaaattatttttaaaattcaaaagtataattttcattttgttttctaAAAGAAGGCAGTGTGCCTGGGTGCACCAAATCCGCGTCCATGTTGAAGTCGATATACAATATTTGTAACATGGAAAGATAAAAGAATCTCCTGATAAATTTCTTTGTCACTTAATTTGCAATTAGGTATGCTCTACCATGTTGATATCATAAAACTACATATCAAAGTCAACCCCAGAATTAGCAATTTTAATTTTGAGACAACAT
Coding sequences within it:
- the LOC127338281 gene encoding uncharacterized protein; translation: MAPNGDAAVARPKQQQQQRPRRISMEGLQRAMSDLALEFTKKVVVLDAAARLPAVSEQVDDARCECCGMTEECSAEYVRRVRERYCGRWVCGLCTAAVSAEADRSGTATEEALAAHMGVCGRFNSLGRANPVLMQTEAMREILRKRSPRGNLTRSSSCIPAITKDLNCTKK